The window ACGGCATGTCCGATGCATGGTGCCTGACGGGAGACCCTCGCGTGGCTGAGGCGACGCTGGAACTCGGCGAGCACCTCACCTGGGCCATCGCCCCGTCCTTCAAATCCCTCGGCACCCATGAGCGCTCGGCCGGCTGGTCGATCAAGGCCCTCATGGGCCTGTATCGACTCCGCCCCGATCCCGATTACCTCAAGGCCGCGGGCCAGATCGCGTCAGTCGCTGTAAAGTCGCAGACGCTCGATCTGGGCGGCGCGTGGGCGCACAAACTCCCCCCCGATCATGACCCACTCCAGCGCGTCGGCAACTGCCCGTTCCTCATCGGCATCCTCCTGACGGCTCTCGCTGAGTATCATGAACAATCCGGGGATGAGACGATCTGGAAATCCCTCGAAGCAAGCACAGGGTGGCTGCGAAAAGCCTGGGATGCCCCTCGCGCCTCGTGGCCTTACTCCGCCGACACCGAGGGCAAGCCGACCTCGCCCTTTTATCCCGCCCATCTCAATCCGCTCGTTGTGAACGCCATAGCCTACGTCGCGGAAAAGGCAGGCCATCGCGCCGACATGGACATGGTGCTGAAGTCGATGGTTCGTGACTTTGCCTTCATCGACCGCGAGGGCTTTGGAAAGGAACTCGCCGAGCAGATGAACTTCACCCCCGACACGCTTGGCCGGATGTCCCGCTTCTATGGGCGGAACGATCCCCAGGCCGCGCCACTCCTTCTGAGCAAGGCCGAGACCCGTCTCCGCGACGAGATCACCCTCGACTTTCCTTCCTCCGGAGATCTCTGGCAGCGAGGGCCGAGGGATCAGTCTGCAGCTCTCGCTCTCACGTCGGACGCAGCCCACCCCTCCGTCATCCGCAAGCCTTATGGGTCGGCCAGGACCGATGCGCAAAAGAGCCATCTCACCGTGACCAATGCGTCAGGGGTCACTATCCTTGAGCGGGAGTTCTCACCCGGCGAGAAGCTCGACATTCCCTTTGAGATCAGCGGCAAGGCTGGCGATGTCTTCCGCATCCGCATGCAGGATTCCATCACCGGGGCGTGGCGGATCGCCGGGGAAAACATCCGCACCGTGCTCGATGCCCGATCCAAGCTCCATCTTGCGGGCATCGGCCAGCGGCGTCTCTCCTTCTTTGTCCCGGCGGGAACAGCATCAATCGCTATCTCGGTGGCCGGAATCCACCAGGGCGAGTATGGCTGCGCTCTGATCTCGCCAGATGGCCGGGTGCGCGCCTTCCTGCGAGCGTCCAATGCCGGAGCCGATCCCATGATCGGAGGAGCGCTGCCACAATATTCGCCCGGGCCATTGAGTTACGCGCCGGATCAATCTCAAACCAACGCCATGTGGGAACTCGCCCTTTGGGCCGCAGGTGATATCATCTGCGACATTCAGGGCGTCCCCCCGTATCTGGCTCCCAACCCGGAAAACTGGTTCAACCCCGAAGTCTCCCCCGCCACCCCATGAACGCCTCCCGGTACACTCCATGGCGCAGCCCGGCTGCGTTTACCATGATCGAGCTGCTCATCACCGTCGCGATCATCGGCATCCTCTCCGCCCTCGTCTTTGGCGGGTACAAGCAGACCGTCGGGCTGGCAAATCGCACGAAATGCGTGGGAAACCTCAAGGCCATCGGCATCGCCATCGCGCAATATGCCAATGACAACCAGGGCCTCCTGCCCGGCCAGAGCGATAACAGCATCCGGTCGACTTATCGGATCAAGAATAATGACCTCGGGGCCTTCCTCGCTCCTTATTGGGATCTTCCTCCCGCTGATACGGTCACTCGCAACGCCCCGGCCCTCATGTGTCCGGCTTGGAAAACCACGATGCATATGCAGGAGGGCAAGTGCTACTGGAGTCCGTTCCGACTCAAAGGATTCTACAACGAGGCCAACCCGACGGGCTATTATTGCCCATTCGGCAAAGGCCAACCCGACGGCCTGCCACTCCGCATGCAGGTGATCCAGCAAATCCCGGGATTCAACTCGTCAAAACAATGGATGATCCAGGACTTTGATCAGATCAACGGCTCGACCATGAGTATCCCGGAACAGGCTCCCAAGCCTGTGCACGGCCATGTGCGCAACGTGCTTTTCTTCGACTACCACATTGAGTCCGTCCCGGCGTCAACCGTCCTGAATTGACGGACCTAGACGCCAACACGTATTGGTAAGAGTTCATTTCGGTCTCGCCCCGCGGGCCGTCACCAGAAACGCCCCGAATGAATTCTACCCCGATTAGCTCTCCCTTGCCAGGCACCCAGCCCGGCGTCTACACCGCCGGTTCCCTCGTCTACTCCAAAAAAAGCCTCATGGTTCTCTCCCTCTGGCTGCTCTGGGGAGACTTTGCCTTTTATTTCTTCGAAACCGTCTTCGGTCGCTTCCTCCCCCTTTTCCTGAAAGATCTTCAGGCTTCGAACACCATGATCGGAGTGATGACGGGGAGCTTTGCCGGACTCGTCAATGTCCTCTTCCTGCCCTCCATCAGCCGCTGGTGTGACAATCTGCGCACTCCTCTCGGCCGACGTATCCCCCTGTTGATCGTCGCCACACCGCTCACGGCCTCCATGGTCGTGGCCGTCGGCTTCGCTCCGGAGATGGCAAAATGGATCAGCTCCAATTTCTTTCATCTGCTTCCAGGCGGAACGAGTGAGAAGAACATCGTCATCTGGCTCATGTGCGTCTTTGTCGTCAGCTTTCACTTCCTCAACATGGTGCTGGTGAATGCCTACAACTGGCTCATCCGCGACGTAGTGCCCCTCCCGGTGATGTCCCGGTTTCTCGCATGGTTCACCATCATCGGTACATTGAGCAGCGCGGTCTTTCTGTTCTTTGTATTCCCTCACCTCTCAACCCATCGTCACGAGATCTTTATCGGCGTGGGCGTCGCATACACGATCCTCTTCCTCCTGATGTGCTGGAAGGTCAAGGAGGGCAACTATCCTCCCCCGCAACCCGCCTCGGAACGCACCGGATTTTTCAAGACCTTCATCGTCTATTTCCGCGAGTGCCTTCAGATCCCGCTCTATCGGTACTTCTTCCTGGCTTATCTGCTGGTCACAGCGTCTCTGAACTGCGCCGGAAACTTCATTACGCTTTTCGCCGGAAACACGCTGCATCTCGATATGAATGAGATGGGACATGTCTTCGGGTGGACTGCGGTGATTTCGCTCGTCTTCTCCTATCCGATCGGCTGGCTTTGCGACCGCTTCTCGCCCATCCATGTCGCCATCGCATCCATCTCGGCGATCATCGCTGGGGCGCTCCTTGCCTTTTTCTTCATCGGCAGCGCCACCGGCTTCCTGGTCTATTCCCTTGCCTTTTCTCTACCCACCATGGCCTGGGCACTGGCACAGCGAGCCACTTCCATGAAGCTGTTTCCCGCCGAGTATTTCGGACAGTTCTCCAGCGGCCTGAACGTCTTCGGCTGCGGAGCCTTGATCATTGGCAATATCCTTATCGGCATCTTGATGGATGCCTCCGGCAGCAACTACCGTGTCGCCTTTCTCTGGACGGTCGGCATCTCGGCCTCCGCGCTGATCCCGATGGTTCTCGTCCTCCGCGGCTGGCAACAGCATGGCGGCCACGATAACTACGTCCCGCCGCTCCCCTCCCGCTGATCCGCAGATATTTGACGCTGGGAGCGCGGCGTCGCTTCCAGCGAACAACACCCTTATTTCATGATCCTCGATTTCCTTACCCAATCTCCCCGCTACCACCATCTCGGCCCACTCTGGAAACTGGGCTTCGACTTTTTGCAGAACCTTCCGTCGGATGCACCCGATGAGCGCATCGAACTCGACGGCGAGCGCCTCGTCGCCATCGTGCAGTCCTACGAGACGCACGACCCGGCCACCCGGTTTTTTGAGGCTCATCGCCGTTACGTCGACATTCAATACATCATCTCCGGCCGCGAAACGCTGTATTTCACGCCAGTAGACACTCTCACGGTCGACGTGCCTTTTAGCGAAGCCAAGGACGTGACGAAGTATCACATCATCCCCGATGCGGAATCCGTGATCCTCTCTGCCGGGAAGTTCATGGTCCTCTGGCAGGACGAGGCCCACATGCCCAGCTGCCAGGTCGTACCAGGCCGGCCCGAGGCCGTGCGTAAGGTCGTCCTCAAGCTCGAGGCCTGACGCACAGCCGTTCCCTCAGGCGAATCACACGCTCTGGAGGCTCCGCTCCAGAGTGGGATAGTCCGTGTATCCCTTCTCCGTGCCACCGTAAAACGTCGAGCGATCATAGGGGTTCAACGGTGCTCCTTCGCGGAACCGCTCAACGAGGTCAGGATTCGCAATGAAGCTCCTTCCGTAGGCAACGAGGTCCGTATGCCCCTCCGCGATCGCTCTCTCCCCCGACTCTCGGGTATAGCCCCCGGCGGAGATCAATTTTGTACTCCCGGTTACCAGCGGGCGAAACCGCGAGCACCCAAGATCGTGCAGCGGGTCGATATCGATATTACCCGCGACGCGAGGCTCGACGATATGCAGATATGCCAGGTGAAAGGCGTTCAGTTTTCCGATGAGATGCGCGTAGGTGCCGTAGCGATCACTGTGCTCTACGGTTCCGTAGGTGTTGCTCGGTGATATCCGTACGCCGACATACTCGCTGCCCCACACAGCAGTAACGGCGGCGACGACATCCAGGAAGAAACGTGCGCGATTTTCAACGGATCCTCCGTAAATGTCATCGCGCAGATTGATCCGGTCGCTCAGGAACTGCTCGAGCAGATAGCCATTCGCACCGTGAATTTCTACTCCATCGAAGCCCGCCTCCTTCGCCATAGCTGCTCCGCGGGCGAAATCCGCAACGATCTGCGATATCTCGTCGATCTGCAGAGCCCTAGGGAGAGACCAGGGTTTCGGACCTTCCTTTGTATGAGCTGAGCCTTCCGCCGCGATGGCCGACGGGGCCAGAGGTGCTGCTCCACCGGGCTGGAGGTCCGTATGAGAAAGACGGCCCACATGCCAGAGCTGAAGAAAGATGTGCCCGCTGGCATTATGCACCGCCCGAGTCACCCCCTTCCACCCTTCCACCTGTTCCGCAGTGTGGATACCGGGCGTTCCGTAGTAGCCGTGTCCCGTCACAGATACCGGCGTGCCTTCGCTGATGATGAGTCCCGCACTGGAGCGCTGTCGATAGTACTCCTCATTGAGTGCCCAAGGAATATTGCCCGGCATGTGCGCCCGCATTCGAGTGAGAGGTGCCATGACGATACGGTTCGGGAAAAGGCGGAAGCCGACTTCGACGGGATCAAGGAGTGGTGAGTGTGCGTTCATAGTGAGATTTGATTTCTCCCGCACAAGGATCACTCCGCATGCCAGGAGCAAACTAAACACGCAAACCATTGATCACAAGCAGTATGCATAAAAAATTTCAATCACCGACCTCGAACGAAATCTCGACCCGCTCAATATCTCGTCCCTCTCTCACCAATTCCGCACAGCTCTCAATTATTTAAATAAAGATAGTTTTATCTTTATTTGTTCAACAAGTTGCGATGAAGTGCTCCCATCATGAGCCACCATCATTCGTTCCCAACGGAATCTCACGAAACTCCCCTGCCTGAACGGACAGTGGGCTCGCTGGTGGCGGAACGACCGGGACGTTCGCGAATCTTTCAGGCGCTCGGCATCGACTTCTGCTGCAAGGGCGGGCAAACCTTGCGCGCGAGCTGCGAGCAGCGCGGTATCGCGCTCGATGGCGTGCTGGCTGATCTCGCCGCGGAATCCGCCGGGCGTCCCGCTCTGGAACGAAACCCCGCAGAACTCCCGCCCGCCGCACTCGCGGCCTACATCGTCGAGACGCATCACGATTATCTGCGCCGGGAACTTCCCCGCCTCCACGCCATGGCGGCACGGGTAGCGAAGGTGCATGGCGGGCACACGCCGTCCGTCGCGGAGGTGTTCGCGGTCTTTGAGCAGCTTTTCGTCGAACTCGACAGCCACCTGCGCAAGGAGGAAGAGATTCTTTTCCCTGCCATCAAGGCGGCCGACGCCAGTGGCGCGACGGAGTGGACTCTCGACGGTCCGGTCGCTCAGATGATCGAGGAGCATGATGACGCGGGCGAAGCCCTGGCCCGGCTGCGTCTGCTGACCAACGACTACACTCCGCCTGTCGAGGCCTGCAACACGTGGCGCGCGCTGTTCGCCGGCCTGGAGGAACTCGAGACCGATCTGCATCGTCACATTCATCTCGAGAATCACGTCCTCTTCCCCGCCGCCCTCGCAATGACCGCCCGGGCCTAGTCGATCAACCACCCCATACCCCAATAACCGCCATGTTCTGCTTCCAGTGCCAGGAATCCGCCAATAACTCCGGCTGCACCATCAAAGGTGTCTGCGGAAAACCCGAAACCACCGCCGCCCTGCAAGACCTGCTGGTCTACACGCTCAAGGGCATCGCGGTTTACGTGCAGCGTCTCGCCGACCTCGGCCAGAGGGAAAGCGCTCACACGGACTTCGTCATCGAGAGCCTTTTCTCGACCATTACGAATGCCAACTGGGATGACGCCTGGTTCGTCGCCCGCATCGAGGACGGCCAGTATCGTCTCGACCAGCTCGATGCGCAATGGCGGGCTGCTGGCGCAGTCGATACCGGCGATCTGCCGGATTGCGCGACCTGGCGCGGTGATGCGACGCACTTTGCCCGCAAGGCGCAGATCGTCGGCATCCTCGCCGAGCCCGACGAAGACATCCGCTCCCTGCGCGAACTCCTCATCACCGGCATCAAGGGCATCGCCGCCTACGCAAAGCATGCGGGCGCGCTCGGCTACCGCAGCGCGGAGGTCGATGACTTTTTCTATGAGGGCCTCGAGGCCACCACGCGCTCCATCGGCATGGACCAGCTCATCGCGCTGGTGATGAAGGCAGGCGCGGTTTCCGTCACCGCCATGGCGCTCCTCGACAATGCCAACACCTCGACCTTCGGCCATCCCGAGATCACGCAGGTGAATATCGGCGTAGGCCAGCGCCCGGGCATCCTCATTAGCGGACACGACCTCAAGGATATCGGCGAACTGCTGGAGCAAAGCAAGGACGCCGGAGTCGACATTTACACGCATGGCGAGATGCTCCCAGCGCACTACTATCCCGCCTTCAAGAAATACCCTCACTTCGTCGGCAACTACGGCGGCGCCTGGTGGCAGCAGACTGCGGAGTTTGAGGCCTTCAACGGCCCCGTCCTCCTGACCACGAATTGCCTCGTCCCGCTGCGCAGCCAGAATACCTACCTCGACCGGCTCTACACCACGGGCGCGGTGGGTTATCCCGGCGCGAAGCACATTCCCGTCGCCTCGCGCGGCGGAGCAAAGGACTTCTCCGCGATCATCGCCCAGGCGAAAACCTGCGCCCCTCCGCGCGAACTGGAGACCGGCACGATCGTCGGCGGCTTTGCCCACAATCAGGTGCTCTCCCTCGCGGACAAGGTCCTCGACGCGGTAAACTCCCGCGCGATCGAGCGCTTCGTCGTTCTCGCGGGCTGCGATGGCCGCCACAGCGGGCGCAGCTATTACACGGAGGTCGCGCAGAAGCTGCCGCAGAGCGCCGTGATCCTCACCGCCGGATGTGCGAAGTTTCGCTACAACAAGCTCGACCTCGGCAACATCGGCGGCATCCCGCGCGTGCTCGACGCCGGGCAGTGCAACGACTCGTACTCCCTCGTCATGATCGCGCTCAAGCTCAAGGAAGTCCTCGGCCTTGCAGACATCAACGACCTGCCGATTTCCTACGACATCGCCTGGTACGAGCAAAAAGCGGTCTGCGTGCTCCTCGCCCTGTTGCACCTCGGGGTCAAGGGCATCCGGCTCGGGCCCTCGCTCCCAGCCTTCCTCTCGCCCAATGTCGCGAAGTTCCTGGTCGAGACCTTCGACATCAAGACGATCGGCACCCCGGAAGAGGATATCGACGAAATGATGACCGGTATGGCAGCCTGACCGGATGTTCATCTATGGGAAAACCGCCGCGAACGGCATCGCCGTCATGAGTTACCTCGCGGCGGACCCCGCGCGGCGGGCGGGCTCGGGCGAGATCGCACGCGCCCGGGGCATCTCCGTCGCCCTGACGGCCAAGCTCCTCACCCAACTCGCCGCTGCTGGCCTGGTCAATGGCCAGCCCGGCCCGGGCGGTGGCTACACGCTGGCGCGCACCGCCAGCGAGATCTGCCTCTTTGACATCGTCGCGCTCTTTGAACAGACCGACGAACCTTCCCGCTGTCCCTTTGGCCCGAACTGGTGCGGCCACGGCGAACCCTGTCCGCTGCACAACACCATCGTCGAGATGGTGGAGAACAACCGCCGCTTCATGGAGAACACCACGCTGGCGATTTTTCAAAAGACGAACGCGTAGCGGTACGAGTTTCCCTCGGCGAATCAGGCAAAACACGGGTTGGGATTGCCTGCCCGTGACGGCATCGGACATGCTACCAGACTTGTGAGTAGCAGTATGGCAACAGAGCGGTTTCCGAAGCTGACGATCTGCGGCGTCCATGAGCTGGACGCGCTGGATCTGTCAAATTTCAGCCACGTGATCTCGATCTGGGATCCGGTCTGGATGGAGCGAGGAAATCATATCGAGAAACTGCGTGCCAGGCTGACTCCGGAGGCGAAGACGCACTTCACCTACATGCACGATATCTCCGCACCGACCGACGAGCAGGTGGTGCCGACAGCCGAGAAGATCGCTGAGATCCTGGAGTTTGGCCGGGAAATTACCGACTCGGACAATCTCCTCGTCCACTGCTGGGCGGGGGTCTCGCGCTCAACCGCCGTGGCGTATTCGCTGCTGTGCTCGCTGAGCCAGCCCGGTGAGGAAAAGAAATGCCTCACCACGATGCGCGAAAGCCGCCCGCAAGCCATGCCCAACGAGCTCATCATCAGCCTCGCCGATGACCTGCTCGACCGGCGCGGGGCAATGGCCCGGGCTTGCAAAAAATAAACATCCCGCTGGTCTCGCGGGAGTTCGCAGTTACCTTGCGAGCTCCACCATTTCACCGCACGATTTTCTCCTGATGACTTCGCAATCGACACCTGGCCGCGCCGAGCAGATTTCCACCCGCATTGTCTTTTTCATTGCGGGCATCGGCATGGCGGCATGGGCTCCGCTGGTACCTTTTGCCAAGGTGCGGGCACAGATCGACGACGGCATACTCGGCCTCCTCCTGCTTTGCCTCGGGGCGGGCTCCATCGTGGCAATGCCGCTGGCGGGGGCGCTCTCGGCAAAGCTCGGCTGCCGGATCGTCATCACGGCGTCGAGCATCCTGCTCGCCGTGGCGCTGCCCTTCCTCGCCACACTCTCCAACCTTCCCGGCCTGATGATCAGCCTGCTCGCCTTTGGCGCGGGGGTGGGTTCGCTCGATGTGAGCATGAATGTGCAGGCCGTGATCGTGGAGCGGGCCAGCGGGAAAACCATGATGTCGGGTTTTCACGGCATGTTCAGCCTCGGCGGCATCGTCGGGGCGGCGGGGGTGACCATGCTGCTCGGGCTGGGCGTGAGTCCGCTGCTGGCGGTCGTGGTGGTGCTCATCCTTATCACGCTCGCCATCATTGCCTCCGTCCGGGATTTGCTTCCCTACGGCAGCAGCAGCGACGGTCCTCTCTTCGCCGTGCCGCATGGCATCGTGCTTTTGATCGGCATCGTGTGCTTCATCGTCTTCCTCACGGAGGGTTCGATGCTCGACTGGAGCGCCGTGTATCTCATTTCGCACCACGGCATGACTCCCGCCCAAGCCGGGCTGGGCTATGCCGCTTTTGCCTGCACCATGACTCTGGGACGCCTCACCGGAGACGGCATCGTTCACCGCCTCGGCGGCCCCAAGGTCGTCCTCCTCGGCGGCATCTGCGCCGCCCTCGGCATCGGCGTAACGCTTTACCCTTACTGGCCCACCGCGCTGGTCGGCTACGCCCTCGTCGGCATCGGATGTTCCAATATCGTGCCGGTGATGTTCTCCTCTGTGGGTCGGCAAAAGGTCATGCCGGAAAATGTCGCCATTCCCGCCATCACGACGCTCGGATATGCAGGCATCCTGGCGGGCCCCGCAGCGATCGGGTTCATCTCGCACCTGTCGTCGCTCTCGGTTGCATTTGCCTTGATCACGCTGCTTCTCATCGCGGTGGCCTTGAGCGGACGCTTCATCCGGGCATAAGAATTCCTTTGTCAGCCCCG of the Terrimicrobium sacchariphilum genome contains:
- a CDS encoding MFS transporter gives rise to the protein MTSQSTPGRAEQISTRIVFFIAGIGMAAWAPLVPFAKVRAQIDDGILGLLLLCLGAGSIVAMPLAGALSAKLGCRIVITASSILLAVALPFLATLSNLPGLMISLLAFGAGVGSLDVSMNVQAVIVERASGKTMMSGFHGMFSLGGIVGAAGVTMLLGLGVSPLLAVVVVLILITLAIIASVRDLLPYGSSSDGPLFAVPHGIVLLIGIVCFIVFLTEGSMLDWSAVYLISHHGMTPAQAGLGYAAFACTMTLGRLTGDGIVHRLGGPKVVLLGGICAALGIGVTLYPYWPTALVGYALVGIGCSNIVPVMFSSVGRQKVMPENVAIPAITTLGYAGILAGPAAIGFISHLSSLSVAFALITLLLIAVALSGRFIRA
- a CDS encoding MFS transporter gives rise to the protein MNSTPISSPLPGTQPGVYTAGSLVYSKKSLMVLSLWLLWGDFAFYFFETVFGRFLPLFLKDLQASNTMIGVMTGSFAGLVNVLFLPSISRWCDNLRTPLGRRIPLLIVATPLTASMVVAVGFAPEMAKWISSNFFHLLPGGTSEKNIVIWLMCVFVVSFHFLNMVLVNAYNWLIRDVVPLPVMSRFLAWFTIIGTLSSAVFLFFVFPHLSTHRHEIFIGVGVAYTILFLLMCWKVKEGNYPPPQPASERTGFFKTFIVYFRECLQIPLYRYFFLAYLLVTASLNCAGNFITLFAGNTLHLDMNEMGHVFGWTAVISLVFSYPIGWLCDRFSPIHVAIASISAIIAGALLAFFFIGSATGFLVYSLAFSLPTMAWALAQRATSMKLFPAEYFGQFSSGLNVFGCGALIIGNILIGILMDASGSNYRVAFLWTVGISASALIPMVLVLRGWQQHGGHDNYVPPLPSR
- the ric gene encoding iron-sulfur cluster repair di-iron protein, whose protein sequence is MSHHHSFPTESHETPLPERTVGSLVAERPGRSRIFQALGIDFCCKGGQTLRASCEQRGIALDGVLADLAAESAGRPALERNPAELPPAALAAYIVETHHDYLRRELPRLHAMAARVAKVHGGHTPSVAEVFAVFEQLFVELDSHLRKEEEILFPAIKAADASGATEWTLDGPVAQMIEEHDDAGEALARLRLLTNDYTPPVEACNTWRALFAGLEELETDLHRHIHLENHVLFPAALAMTARA
- a CDS encoding YhcH/YjgK/YiaL family protein, whose translation is MILDFLTQSPRYHHLGPLWKLGFDFLQNLPSDAPDERIELDGERLVAIVQSYETHDPATRFFEAHRRYVDIQYIISGRETLYFTPVDTLTVDVPFSEAKDVTKYHIIPDAESVILSAGKFMVLWQDEAHMPSCQVVPGRPEAVRKVVLKLEA
- a CDS encoding RrF2 family transcriptional regulator; amino-acid sequence: MFIYGKTAANGIAVMSYLAADPARRAGSGEIARARGISVALTAKLLTQLAAAGLVNGQPGPGGGYTLARTASEICLFDIVALFEQTDEPSRCPFGPNWCGHGEPCPLHNTIVEMVENNRRFMENTTLAIFQKTNA
- a CDS encoding type II secretion system protein, with product MNASRYTPWRSPAAFTMIELLITVAIIGILSALVFGGYKQTVGLANRTKCVGNLKAIGIAIAQYANDNQGLLPGQSDNSIRSTYRIKNNDLGAFLAPYWDLPPADTVTRNAPALMCPAWKTTMHMQEGKCYWSPFRLKGFYNEANPTGYYCPFGKGQPDGLPLRMQVIQQIPGFNSSKQWMIQDFDQINGSTMSIPEQAPKPVHGHVRNVLFFDYHIESVPASTVLN
- the hcp gene encoding hydroxylamine reductase → MFCFQCQESANNSGCTIKGVCGKPETTAALQDLLVYTLKGIAVYVQRLADLGQRESAHTDFVIESLFSTITNANWDDAWFVARIEDGQYRLDQLDAQWRAAGAVDTGDLPDCATWRGDATHFARKAQIVGILAEPDEDIRSLRELLITGIKGIAAYAKHAGALGYRSAEVDDFFYEGLEATTRSIGMDQLIALVMKAGAVSVTAMALLDNANTSTFGHPEITQVNIGVGQRPGILISGHDLKDIGELLEQSKDAGVDIYTHGEMLPAHYYPAFKKYPHFVGNYGGAWWQQTAEFEAFNGPVLLTTNCLVPLRSQNTYLDRLYTTGAVGYPGAKHIPVASRGGAKDFSAIIAQAKTCAPPRELETGTIVGGFAHNQVLSLADKVLDAVNSRAIERFVVLAGCDGRHSGRSYYTEVAQKLPQSAVILTAGCAKFRYNKLDLGNIGGIPRVLDAGQCNDSYSLVMIALKLKEVLGLADINDLPISYDIAWYEQKAVCVLLALLHLGVKGIRLGPSLPAFLSPNVAKFLVETFDIKTIGTPEEDIDEMMTGMAA
- a CDS encoding tyrosine phosphatase family protein, producing the protein MATERFPKLTICGVHELDALDLSNFSHVISIWDPVWMERGNHIEKLRARLTPEAKTHFTYMHDISAPTDEQVVPTAEKIAEILEFGREITDSDNLLVHCWAGVSRSTAVAYSLLCSLSQPGEEKKCLTTMRESRPQAMPNELIISLADDLLDRRGAMARACKK
- a CDS encoding alkene reductase, producing MNAHSPLLDPVEVGFRLFPNRIVMAPLTRMRAHMPGNIPWALNEEYYRQRSSAGLIISEGTPVSVTGHGYYGTPGIHTAEQVEGWKGVTRAVHNASGHIFLQLWHVGRLSHTDLQPGGAAPLAPSAIAAEGSAHTKEGPKPWSLPRALQIDEISQIVADFARGAAMAKEAGFDGVEIHGANGYLLEQFLSDRINLRDDIYGGSVENRARFFLDVVAAVTAVWGSEYVGVRISPSNTYGTVEHSDRYGTYAHLIGKLNAFHLAYLHIVEPRVAGNIDIDPLHDLGCSRFRPLVTGSTKLISAGGYTRESGERAIAEGHTDLVAYGRSFIANPDLVERFREGAPLNPYDRSTFYGGTEKGYTDYPTLERSLQSV